GTTCGAGGCGGTATGAGCATGGTCCCTAACCATTGGAATCGTCGCCGGACCCACGAAAGCGCCGCGGGCTGAGATGGAAGCGATCGTTCTTAACGGCAACAACGACGTCGGTCTGACATCGGTGCCAGACCCGGCGCCGCAGGCCGGTGAGGTCATCATCGAGGTGGCGGCGACCGGACTATGTGGAACTGACCTCCACGAGTTTGTCGCGGGGCCTACCTTCTCGCAGCCGCCAGTGGTGCTCGGCCACGAAATCTCGGGCCGGATCGTTGAGGTTGGAGCGGGCATCGACCAATCCCGCATTGGCGAGGGCGCCGCGGTGATTCCGATGGACTTCTGCGGGAGCTGCCACTATTGCCACCGGGCGCTCTATCACTTGTGCCAGCGCCCAGGGTGGATCGGCTTCACCCGAAACGGGGGCTTGGCGAACTACGTCGCAGTGCCATCTCGGCTCGCGGTCCGAGTGCCGGACGTGGTGGACCTCGAGGTGGCGGCGCTGACCGAGCCGACGGCGGTGGCGTTCCACGCGGTGCGGCGAGCGAAACTGCTCCTCGGCGAAACGGTGATGGTCCTCGGCGCCGGGGCACTCGGGCTCACCGTGATCCAGTGCGCACGCGCAGCCGGAGCTGCGCGAATCTACGTCACAGAGCCAAGCGGCGTACGCGGCAGCCTGGCGCGCGACCTCGGTGCGACGTTGGTGCTCGATCCGAATGACCCCGGGACCACCGCGCGAATTTTGGAGGAGACACGGGGCGTAGGGGTGGACGTCGTCTTCCATGTGGCAGGCAGCGTGGAGGCGTTCACACAAGGCCTGGACTGCCTTCGCAAACAAGGCCGCTTCATGGAGATGTCGTCATGGGCCGGTTCGGCCTCGCTGGATGTCAACCGCCATCTGCTCAAGGAGATAGAGCTCCGGATGGTTTTCGGTTACGACATGTTCGACGATTTCCCGGCTGTTCTCGCCCTGATCGCTGACGGAAAACTCGCGCTAACGCCGCAGATCACCGCTCGAATCCCGCTGGACCGCGCTGTCAAGGAGGGATTGGGCGGGCTATTAGAGGGCCGGGAGGGTTTGGTCAAGGTGCTGGTGAAGCCGTGAGTGAGGGAGGCTTGATGGTCGTCGCCGCGACAAGCCGCGGTGTGTTCACCGTGTCCGGCGACGGCAAGGCCCGGGCCTGGCCAGAGTTGCCGGGGCAGGTGATGGCCTTGGCTGTCCAGGACGAGCGCGTCGCCGTCGCCGTCCATAAGCACGGCGTGTTTCTGGCCACCGCGGGCGCAGACCACTGGACTGACCTCGGCGATGGCCTCGCCCATCGCGACGTGCGCGCCCTGGCGTTCGACCCGCACACACCCAACGCGCTCTACGCCGGAACCGAACCAGCGCACTTGCTGCGGTGGCAAGACGGGACCTGGGCCGAGTGCGGAAACGTACTCGGCGTACCGGAAGCGAAAAGGTGGAGTTTCCCCATCCGCCCGGGAATCGCGCATGTCCGTACCATCGCCGTGCACCCACGCGAAGCTGACGTCGTCTACGCCGGCATTGAAGTCGGCTCCCTCCTGGTCACCCGGGACCGGGGACAGACGTGGGAGGAGATCGACGGCCTCGGTCACGACATCCACCGCGTGGTCCTGCACCATGATGCTCCCGACCGGCTCATTGTCACCACCGGCCAGGACACCAAGCCTTACCGCGGTGGCAAGGGCATTTACCGCAGCACCGACCGAGGATCGAGCTGGGTGCAGTCCAACGACGGACTCGGCGAGCGCAACTACACCGAAGACGCGATCGTGGTGCATCCCGCCGACCCCGACGTGGTGTTCCTCGCCGCGGCCGACGGCATCCCACCGAAGTGGGCCGCAGTGCGCCGGCTGGTGATGGGCGTGCTCAACGGCAATGTCTATTTCCTGTCGCCGTCCAAACTGCGCCGACGCCGCGGCGCCGACGTGGGATTCTTCCGCAGCAACGACGGTGGCGCCTCCTGGGTACGGCTGGATAGCGCGGACGACCGCGGCTTGTTCGACATGGTCTGGGCGCTGGAGGGCGAGCTCACTGATGGCGGCGAGCTGCTGCTGTACCACGGCACCACGGCGGGTGGGCTTTACGTGTCGGAAGACGAGGGCCACACCTGGAAGTGCCTCGCCGACGGCCTCGGCGCGATCACCCACATCGCGACGCCGAAGAAAGGAACAGCGCAGTGAAGCTTGGACCGACGCTGGAGTTCGACCATGTACAGCCGGCGATCCGGAAACGGTTCACCTCTGCCGCGGACATTCCCAAGGAGGTGTTCAGCGACCCCGACGTCTACCGGGAAGAGCTCACCCGCATCTTCTATGGCCCCTACTGGCATCCGATCGCGCACCGGGCCGAGCTGGCCGAGCGCAACGCCTTCCGGACGAGATGGCTAGCCGACGTGCCGCTGCTGATGGTGCGGGACGGCGATGACCGCATCCGCGTGTTCGTCAACTCCTGCGCCCATCGGGGAACGCTGCTGGAGCAGCGCCGGTGCGGGGTCGCAGAGCGATTCGAGTGTCCGTACCACCGGTGGCTCTTCAACAATGACGGCCGGTTCGCAGGCGCGCCACGCCGCATGCAGTTTCGCCCCGACTTCCGCGAGGAGGACTACGGCCTACGAGAACTGCACCTAGTCGAGTCGTGGGGGTTGATCTTCGTCAGCATGGCCGATGAGCCGCCGCCGTTCGACGATTACCTCGGCGATAGCGCGGCTCCGTTGCGCGACTGCATGCTCGACGACGGGGACTTGACGCTGCTGGGCTACCAGACGGTGGTGTTCCAGAGTAATTGGAAGACCTACATAGACAACGATCCCTACCACGCGCCACTGCTGCACAGCGCGTTCAAACTACTCAACTGGCAGGGCGGCAGCGGCAACGTGCTGGTCAGCGAGCCCTACGGGCACATGTCGATTCTGTACGATGCGCAACCCTACGTAGACAACGGCTTCCTGGCTGACCCGAGTGTGGTCACGCGGAAGGGGGACGACAGCCGAGCTCGCGTCATCGCGTTACGGCCGGTCACCGGGATCGTGCGTCACGTCGACACGATCAACATCCGGTACGCCCGCCCGCTCGGGGTTGATCGTACCGAGGTTCGATACACGTTCTTCGGCCACGCCAGTGACAGCGAGGACTTCGCACGCCACCGAGTCCGCCAGTCGTCGAACCTGCTCGGGCCGAGCGGCTTTATCAGTATCGAGGACGCCGCCGTCTACAACCGCGTGCAGGCGACCGCGCGTGACGGCGGCTATCAGCGGTTTGTCGCCGGGGTCGGCCGACCATTATCGGAATCGTCGCAGAACGATGAGGTCGCCAACACCGGCTGGTGGGCGCACTACCAGGAGGTGATGGAGTTTTGTTGACATCGAGCATCGAAGATCGGCGGGCACGTGCCGCGTACCTGGTGGACGAACTGCTGGGAGCCTACGCACGCGCAGTCGACGAGCGAGACTTCACCGCCTGGCTGGCCCTGTTCGCGCCGGAATGTGCCTACGAGGTGCGCGCGATGGAGAACGTCCGTGAGGGTCTGCCGCTGGCGTACATGATGGACGATTGCCGAGAACGGCTGGCCGACCGCGTGAAAATGATCCAGGAGGTCTGGGCGGGCACGGTCGAACCTTACGATACCCGCCACATTCAGCAGCGTACGGCGATGCGTGAGGTCGGCGAAGACCGCTGGGAGGTACGGTCCAACGTCCTCGTCGCCTACACCGGCTCCTCCGGCGAGCCCGGGATCTTGGTCAGCGGCTATAGCGAAGACGTCGTGGTCCTTGGCGACGAAACCGCGCTGTTCCAGCAGAAATTCGTGGTGGTGGACAACACTCCGCCGCGCTATCTGGTGTACCCCGTTTGACTCATCGACCGAAGGAGAGGATTCGATAATGACTGCCGTTGCGTTGATGTCGCCTGAGTGGGCACGCGCGTACCGCGACCTGTGGAATGACTCGGCCGAGATCCGGCAGGGTGCCAAAGAGTTGAGCATGCTGATCGAATGGCGGGTTCAGGACGCCGACGACCAGATCTCACAGTTGGAGATTACCGATGGTGAGGCCATCTACGGCGGGGTGCAGATCCAAGGGCGAAAGCCGGACTTCGTTCTGACTGCAACCGCGAGCGTCTGGCACCGGGTAGCGGAAGGCGAGATCGGCGTAGCGAGCGCCATCGCGACGCGCAAGATCAAATTCGTAGGCCCGATCAAGGTGGCGATGGCGAACATGGCGGTGCTCGGCGCCGGACTCCGCCTCGTAGGCCAGGTCGACGGACTCGTCTGGGGAGACTGAGGATGGCAGCTACTTCGCGGTGGCGTTGGGACCGGAGGGCCGGCGCCTCCGGGGCCATTCAGTTTCACGGGGTGATCACCGGTGAAGATGGTCGACCAGTTCCTGACGCCTTGATCGAGACCTGGCTTTCCGCGGGCGACGACAACAACGCGGTGGAAAAGACCGGACTGCTTCGGAGCGACGGCTGGATTAATGCTCGACCGACTTGCGTCATCACCGACCAACAGGGTCGATACAGCGTGAAAATGGTGCCGCCTCAAGCACCTGAGCACGGATCAGCGCCGTTCATAGCGGTATCAGTAGAAGCCCGGGGGGGTCTCGATCGGCTGATCACCCGCGCCTACCTTCCGGGGTGCCATCTCGCCAAAGACTCCCTGCTGCGCCGCTTGCCCGCCGAGCAGCGGCAAGCCCTTATCACGACCCGCGACGACATCGGACTTCGTTTCGACATCACACTGCGGCCAGCAATTTGCGTGACGGCTGAAACCTCTGATGAGTCGCGCCAGGGAGCAGTGACGTGAACGTTTTGGGGCGATGCGGCCTCGCCGTACCGGCTGTCATGGACGCATTCTGGCGATGCTGTTGGCGTCGGCGTGGCCGCGGCGACGCCGACGGTCCCGGAGGCGCACCTCAGCACGGTAATGGGTTCTTCGAGTGAAGCGCTTTTCCCTCCGTAACACGGTCGCAGCCTTCCCGACAGCGGCTGACGTCAAAGCGCTGAAACCACTCAGCATTATTGGCGGGCTCTACGCGATGACGCTGGACATGTTCGTCGCGATGGTCAAGCCACCGTTTCAATGGCGCGAGTTCCTCTTTCAAACATGGTTCGTGGCGCGGGTTTCTGTGGTTCCCGCGCTGACGTTGTCGATTCCCCTCGTTGTCCTGACGTCATTCACCTTCAACACGTTGCTCAGCGAATTCGGCGCCGCCGACTTCTCAGGAACCGGCGCCGCATTGGGCGCGGTCAACCAGATCGGCCCCTTCGTGACCGTTCTCGTCGTGGCGGGCGCGGGCGCTTCGGCGATGTGCGCCGATCTCGGGTCGCGCACCATCCGCGAGGAAGTCGATGCGATGCGGGTCCTGGGGCTTGACCCGATCCATTCCCTTGTCGTCCCCAGGGTGCTGGCGACGACGACGGTCGCGGTGCTCCTGTCATCTGTCGTGACCGTGACTGGTCTCCTGGGCGCTTTCTTGTTCTCGGTGTACTTCCAGCACGTGACTCCCGGGTCATTCGTTGCCAGTATGACGCTGATCACGGGTCTCAGCGATGTCCTCGTGTCTCTGGTCAAGGCCACGCTGTTCGGTTTCGTGGCGGGTCTGATTGCCTGCTACCAAGGCTTGCGGGTGCAAAAAGGCGCGGCCGGTGTGGGTAACGCGGTCAACGAAACCGTTGTCATTGCGTTCTTGTTGCTGTTCGTCGTCAATGCCATCGTCACTGCGGTCGGGTTCGAGGTCACGAAATGAGCGCCGGCGTTGTCTTACGGCAGCGGTTTCCAGGCACCGCCCGCTCTTTGAGCCAGTGGAGGGCCAAGTGGAGAGATCTCGGCGATCAGGCCCACTTCTACGGACAGTCGGTCGCCTCGATCGTCCAGGCGGTGGGTATTTATCGGGCTGAATTGCTGCGCCAGATCGCCGCGATCGGTCTCGGAGCGGGATCCCTAGCGGTGGTTGGTGGCACCGTGGCCGTCGTTGCCTTCTTGAACTTATCGACCAGCGGCGCCCTCGCAAGTCAGGCCTACAACCAGATGTCTCAAGTCGGCGTGGAAGCGTTGGCAGGCTTCACCTCTGCCTTCGTCAACGTTCGGCTGGTAACCCCGGCCAGCTCCGCCTTCGCGTTCGCCGCGACGATCGGTGCTGGTACCACCGCGCAGCTGGGCGCAATGAAAATCAACGAGGAGGTCGACGCGCTAGCGGTGATGGGCATCCGGCCCATCGCCTACCTGGCCTCCACCCGTTTGCTCGCCGGCATGATCGTGGTCATTCCACTGTATTGCGTGGCCTTGTTGATGTCGTTCTTCTCGGTACGGGTCATCACCACCGCTTTTTACGGGCAAGGGCCCGGAGTATTCGACCACTACTTCGACACCTTTCTCAGTCCGCAGGCTGTGTTCTTCTCCTTCGCCGTCACGGTCGCCGAAGTGCTGGTGATCATGTTGATCCACACGTACTACGGACTTAACGCCACCGGCGGGCCCGCGGGCGTGGGCGAGGCGGTCGGGCGCGCGACCCGGACCTCACTGATCGCGTCTCAAATGGTGATTCTGTTAGTCACCCTGGCTCTCTACGGCCAGACCGGCAACTTCAACTACGCGGGGTGACGCATATGGCAGACGGTATGGGCGCTCGTCGGATCTCCCCTGAATGGTGGGCGATGTTGCTCGTCGTGGGCATCGTCGCGGCGGTGGTGCTAAGTCTGACCATGTTCAACAGGACGTTCACCCCAAGCGTGCCGGTGACTCTGACAGCGGACCGCTCCGGTCTGGTGCTGGAGCCCAACTCCCGCGTGAAGATGCGCGGGGTGCAGGTCGGCCGCGTCAGTTCTGTCGGCGGCGGAGACTCGACCCGCATCCAGCTGGACATTGACCCTGCCCAGATTCAATACATCCCGGCCAACGTCGAGGCGCGAATCCAATCGATATCCCTGTTCGGGGCGAAGTACGTCGACCTCGTCTACCCACCCAACCCAAGCCCACAGCGACTGTCCGCGGGAGCGGTGCTGAGATCATTGAACGTCGCCACCGAGGTCAACACCGTGTTTCAAAACGCGGTGCAGCTGATCAAGGCGATCGACCCGTTCAAGCTGAATGCCGTACTCAGCGCGCTTGCCGAGGGCGTGAGAGGACAGGGCGACAGGATCGGCGAAGCGATCACCGCGAGCAATCAGGTTCTGCTGCAGCTGAATCCGCGCACAGACACTCTGCGGGAGGACTTCCGCGCGCTTAAAGGTGTGAGCGACACCTACAGCGCCGCGGCAAAGAACATCATCGACACCCTGGCCGCCGCGACCACCACCAGCGCGACAGTCACCAGCCATGCCGAGCAACTCGATGCGCTGCTGCTCAACGTAGTGGGGCTGTCGCGCAGCGGAGTGGACCTGCTAGGGGCCAGCAAAGACAATTTTGTGACTGCGGTCAACCTGCTGGAACCCACGACGAACTTGCTTATGAAGTACAACCCCGAGCTCACCTGCTTGATCGTCGGCGCCAAGACCACTCTGGACTCCGGCTATGCCGACATGCTTGGCGGAAACGGCAAGTCTCTCATCATGGACGCTGAGCTGTTGCCGGGATATGACCCGTACCGGTATCCGAAAAACTTGCCCATCAACGCTGCTAAGGGCGGGGAAGGAGGCAAGCCCGGGTGCGGCTCGCTCCCCGACGTCGCCCAGAACTTCCCGGTGAGACAGCTGATCGCCAACACCGGCTTCGGCACCGGATTGGATTGGCGGCCCAATCCCGGCATCGGATTCCCCGGGTACGCCAACTACTTCCCGGTGACTCGGGCGGTCCCCGAACCGCCGAGTATCCGCTACCCGGGCGGCCCGGCGCCCGGTCCCATGCCCTACCCCGGTGCGCCGCCCTACGGCGCACCCCAGTACGGCCCCGACGGAACGCCCCTATATCCCGGGGTCCCGCCACCGCCGTCATGGGGACCCACACCACCGTGACCGCCCGCCACGCAAATGGTTCGAAACATACCCGCAAATGATCGGAGGGGAGCATAGCCGTGACCAATAGAGTGTCGGCTGTCTTGTGGCGCCTCGGCATCTTCGTGCTCGTGTGCGCTCTGGGTGCATTTGCCCTCTTTGCCGTCTTCGCGCAGCTGCGCTTCGAGCGCGAACAGACCTATACCGCTGTCTTCACCAACGTCAGCGGACTGGAGAGCGAGGATTTCGTCCGCATCGCCGGTGTGGAGGTCGGCAAGGTCCAAACCATCACAGTCCGCGATGACTCCACGGTGCAGGTCGAGTTCGGGGCCGACGACTCGGTGGTACTGACCGACGGCAGCCGCGCTGTCATCAAATACGACAACCTGATCGGAGACCGCTACCTGGCGATCGAGGAAGGCGCGGGCGGGACCAAGAAACTGCGGCCCGGCGACACGATTCCGTTGAATCGCACCGCGCCGGCACTGGATCTGGACGCCGTGATCGGTGGGTTCCGGCCGCTGTTCCGCGCCCTGGACCCCACACAGGTCAACACTCTCACCAGCCAACTCATCGCAGCTTTTCAGGGTCAAGGCGCCACGATCGGTTCCATACTGGCTCAGACCGCAGCGCTGACGAACACTCTGGCCGACCGAGACGAGCTGATCGGGCAAACCATCGTCAACTTGAACGTGGTGCTGGGATCGCTGGGCGACCACAGCGAGCAATTCGGCAAGGCTGTCGACTCGCTGTCGCAGCTCGTGCACGGGCTGCAAGCCCGCAAGCAGGACATCAGCAACGGAGTGGCCTACGCCAACGAGGCGGCCCGCTCGATCGCCGATCTTCTCGCACAAGCCCGACCACCGCTGCAGAAAACTGTGCACGAGACCGATCGCACCGCGACCGCTGTGCTCGCAGATCGTGACTACTTCGACAACCTCCTCAAAACATTGCC
The sequence above is drawn from the Mycobacterium gallinarum genome and encodes:
- a CDS encoding 2,3-butanediol dehydrogenase: MEAIVLNGNNDVGLTSVPDPAPQAGEVIIEVAATGLCGTDLHEFVAGPTFSQPPVVLGHEISGRIVEVGAGIDQSRIGEGAAVIPMDFCGSCHYCHRALYHLCQRPGWIGFTRNGGLANYVAVPSRLAVRVPDVVDLEVAALTEPTAVAFHAVRRAKLLLGETVMVLGAGALGLTVIQCARAAGAARIYVTEPSGVRGSLARDLGATLVLDPNDPGTTARILEETRGVGVDVVFHVAGSVEAFTQGLDCLRKQGRFMEMSSWAGSASLDVNRHLLKEIELRMVFGYDMFDDFPAVLALIADGKLALTPQITARIPLDRAVKEGLGGLLEGREGLVKVLVKP
- a CDS encoding WD40/YVTN/BNR-like repeat-containing protein, with product MSEGGLMVVAATSRGVFTVSGDGKARAWPELPGQVMALAVQDERVAVAVHKHGVFLATAGADHWTDLGDGLAHRDVRALAFDPHTPNALYAGTEPAHLLRWQDGTWAECGNVLGVPEAKRWSFPIRPGIAHVRTIAVHPREADVVYAGIEVGSLLVTRDRGQTWEEIDGLGHDIHRVVLHHDAPDRLIVTTGQDTKPYRGGKGIYRSTDRGSSWVQSNDGLGERNYTEDAIVVHPADPDVVFLAAADGIPPKWAAVRRLVMGVLNGNVYFLSPSKLRRRRGADVGFFRSNDGGASWVRLDSADDRGLFDMVWALEGELTDGGELLLYHGTTAGGLYVSEDEGHTWKCLADGLGAITHIATPKKGTAQ
- a CDS encoding aromatic ring-hydroxylating oxygenase subunit alpha — protein: MKLGPTLEFDHVQPAIRKRFTSAADIPKEVFSDPDVYREELTRIFYGPYWHPIAHRAELAERNAFRTRWLADVPLLMVRDGDDRIRVFVNSCAHRGTLLEQRRCGVAERFECPYHRWLFNNDGRFAGAPRRMQFRPDFREEDYGLRELHLVESWGLIFVSMADEPPPFDDYLGDSAAPLRDCMLDDGDLTLLGYQTVVFQSNWKTYIDNDPYHAPLLHSAFKLLNWQGGSGNVLVSEPYGHMSILYDAQPYVDNGFLADPSVVTRKGDDSRARVIALRPVTGIVRHVDTINIRYARPLGVDRTEVRYTFFGHASDSEDFARHRVRQSSNLLGPSGFISIEDAAVYNRVQATARDGGYQRFVAGVGRPLSESSQNDEVANTGWWAHYQEVMEFC
- a CDS encoding aromatic-ring-hydroxylating dioxygenase subunit beta; this translates as MTSSIEDRRARAAYLVDELLGAYARAVDERDFTAWLALFAPECAYEVRAMENVREGLPLAYMMDDCRERLADRVKMIQEVWAGTVEPYDTRHIQQRTAMREVGEDRWEVRSNVLVAYTGSSGEPGILVSGYSEDVVVLGDETALFQQKFVVVDNTPPRYLVYPV
- a CDS encoding SCP2 sterol-binding domain-containing protein; amino-acid sequence: MTAVALMSPEWARAYRDLWNDSAEIRQGAKELSMLIEWRVQDADDQISQLEITDGEAIYGGVQIQGRKPDFVLTATASVWHRVAEGEIGVASAIATRKIKFVGPIKVAMANMAVLGAGLRLVGQVDGLVWGD
- a CDS encoding intradiol ring-cleavage dioxygenase yields the protein MAATSRWRWDRRAGASGAIQFHGVITGEDGRPVPDALIETWLSAGDDNNAVEKTGLLRSDGWINARPTCVITDQQGRYSVKMVPPQAPEHGSAPFIAVSVEARGGLDRLITRAYLPGCHLAKDSLLRRLPAEQRQALITTRDDIGLRFDITLRPAICVTAETSDESRQGAVT
- a CDS encoding MlaE family ABC transporter permease — its product is MKRFSLRNTVAAFPTAADVKALKPLSIIGGLYAMTLDMFVAMVKPPFQWREFLFQTWFVARVSVVPALTLSIPLVVLTSFTFNTLLSEFGAADFSGTGAALGAVNQIGPFVTVLVVAGAGASAMCADLGSRTIREEVDAMRVLGLDPIHSLVVPRVLATTTVAVLLSSVVTVTGLLGAFLFSVYFQHVTPGSFVASMTLITGLSDVLVSLVKATLFGFVAGLIACYQGLRVQKGAAGVGNAVNETVVIAFLLLFVVNAIVTAVGFEVTK
- a CDS encoding ABC transporter permease; its protein translation is MSAGVVLRQRFPGTARSLSQWRAKWRDLGDQAHFYGQSVASIVQAVGIYRAELLRQIAAIGLGAGSLAVVGGTVAVVAFLNLSTSGALASQAYNQMSQVGVEALAGFTSAFVNVRLVTPASSAFAFAATIGAGTTAQLGAMKINEEVDALAVMGIRPIAYLASTRLLAGMIVVIPLYCVALLMSFFSVRVITTAFYGQGPGVFDHYFDTFLSPQAVFFSFAVTVAEVLVIMLIHTYYGLNATGGPAGVGEAVGRATRTSLIASQMVILLVTLALYGQTGNFNYAG
- a CDS encoding MCE family protein, whose protein sequence is MADGMGARRISPEWWAMLLVVGIVAAVVLSLTMFNRTFTPSVPVTLTADRSGLVLEPNSRVKMRGVQVGRVSSVGGGDSTRIQLDIDPAQIQYIPANVEARIQSISLFGAKYVDLVYPPNPSPQRLSAGAVLRSLNVATEVNTVFQNAVQLIKAIDPFKLNAVLSALAEGVRGQGDRIGEAITASNQVLLQLNPRTDTLREDFRALKGVSDTYSAAAKNIIDTLAAATTTSATVTSHAEQLDALLLNVVGLSRSGVDLLGASKDNFVTAVNLLEPTTNLLMKYNPELTCLIVGAKTTLDSGYADMLGGNGKSLIMDAELLPGYDPYRYPKNLPINAAKGGEGGKPGCGSLPDVAQNFPVRQLIANTGFGTGLDWRPNPGIGFPGYANYFPVTRAVPEPPSIRYPGGPAPGPMPYPGAPPYGAPQYGPDGTPLYPGVPPPPSWGPTPP
- a CDS encoding virulence factor Mce family protein; its protein translation is MTNRVSAVLWRLGIFVLVCALGAFALFAVFAQLRFEREQTYTAVFTNVSGLESEDFVRIAGVEVGKVQTITVRDDSTVQVEFGADDSVVLTDGSRAVIKYDNLIGDRYLAIEEGAGGTKKLRPGDTIPLNRTAPALDLDAVIGGFRPLFRALDPTQVNTLTSQLIAAFQGQGATIGSILAQTAALTNTLADRDELIGQTIVNLNVVLGSLGDHSEQFGKAVDSLSQLVHGLQARKQDISNGVAYANEAARSIADLLAQARPPLQKTVHETDRTATAVLADRDYFDNLLKTLPDAYRVLLRQGLYGNYFAFYLCDLLLKVNGKGGQPVYIKLVGQSSGRCTPQ